GGGGGTGATCAGTCGACCTCCGCGGCATGATCGAGCCGAGCGGGCATTATAGAGACGGGGCTCCGGGCGGGAAAGCGAATTCTAGGTGCCGCGCGTCCCGGGCCCGGCGGCCTCGGACGCTTCGGAAGCGGATCGTTCCGCGCCCCGGGGCGCGCCACCTTCCGGCCGCTGTCCCGGCGCGGCCTCGCGCCCGGCCGCGTCGCCCGCGGGCGCCTCGCCCTTCTCGCGATCTTCGGGGACCTGCCCGGCGGCCGCGCTCTCCCCCGGACCGACGTGCGTGTGACCCGCGTGCAGCGAGGAATCGTCGAGGGCGCCGTACTGCTGCATCATCGCGCAGCAGGAGCGCGCCACCCCCCCCGACTCGACGAGGTGCTGCATCGCCGCCTCGAGGGGCTCCGGGACCCCCTCGCGCCGCTTGCGTCCGGCGCCGAGCCGGATCGCCTCCTCGAACGAGAAGCCCGGCTCCTGGAGCACCTCGACGAAGAGGCGCACGCAGTCGGGATGGAACTGCGTGCTCATCCCGCCGATCATCTCGCCGAAGGCGAAGTCGAGGGTCTGCCCCTTGCGGTAGGGCCTGTTGCTCGTGATGGCGTCGAAGGCGTCGGCGAGCGCCGTCACCCAGACGGCGAGCGGCAGGTCGGCTCCGCCGAGCCTGTCGGGATATCCGGAGCCGTTGTACCACTCGTGGTGGTGCCGCACGATCGGCACGTAGCGCGCGAACGAGACGATGGGGCCGAGAATCTGCGCCCCGATGATGGGGTGCATGCGCACCATGTCCATCTCCTCGCTCGAGAGGCGCCCCGGCTTGTTCAGGATCTTCTCGGGGAGGCCGATCTTCCCGATGTCGTGCAGCAGGGCGACGGCCCGGATGTCCTCGATCTCCTCGCGGGGAAGCTGGAGCCTCCGGCCGATCATCGCGGCCCAGCGCGCGACGCGCTCGGAGTGGCCGGCGGTGTAGGGGTCCTTCGCGTCGAGAGCCGCCGCGAGCGACTGCAGCGTCTGCATGTACGCCGACTCGATCTGCCCGTGCGCGTTCCGGAGCTCGCGGAGCGCTCCCTTGAGCTGCAGGTTGCGCAGCTGGAGGTCCTCGAGGAGGCGCTGGTTGTCGCGCCGCAGCCGGAACTGCCGGAGCAGGGAGGAGACCGTCATGTGCAGGTCCTCCATCTGCCACGGCTTCGAGATGTACTTGTCGAGGTTCGCGTTGTTGATGCAGTACAGGGCGGAGTCGAGGCCGGTGTGTCCGGTGAGGAGGATCTTCACGATCACCGGGAAGCGCGCGTTGACGATCTCGAGGAGCCGATCCCCCGTCATGCCGGGCATGATGAGATCGGTGATGAGCATCTCCACCGTCTTCCCGTCGTGGTGGAGCTGGTAGATCATCGAGAGCGCCTCCTCGGCGCTCTTCGCCATCACCACCTCGTGCGTCGCCGACGTGAGGTCGAGGATCTGCTGCCAGAGGGTCTCGAGGAGGGCGAGATCGTCGTCGACGCAGATGATGTAGCCCTTGTCCGCCATCAGACCCCCTCCCCCGCGGCGGCCGCGTCGAGCCGGATCGTGAAGCAGGTCCGCCCGGGCCGCGACTCGAAGGAGAGATCGCCGCCGAGACCATTCACGATCTCGCGCGCGATGAAGAGCCCGAGCCCCGTCCCCTCCCCGTCCCGGCGCCCGGTGACGTACGGCGTGAAGAGATCGCGCCTTATCGCCTCGGGGACTCCGGGGCCATCGTCGGTGACGGTGACGACGCCGTGCCGCCCGCTGCGGAAGACCTCGATCTCGACGCGACCTCCCGGGCCCCTCAGCGCCGCGAAGGCGTTCAAGATGACGTTCGACAGGGCCTGGCCGACCCGCCCCGCCCCTGCCCGCACGGCGATCTCCTCGGCGCCGTGCACCTCGATGTGGACGCTCGATGGGATCTCGTGCCGGAGCGTCGCGAGGGCGTCCTCGACCGAGGCCCTCAGCCCCGTCCTCTCCTCGGCGGCGCGGCCGGAAGGAGACCCTCCCTTCACCGCGCCGGCGATCCCCCCGAGGCGCGAGATCGACGCGTCGAGGCTCCGCAGGCTCGAGCGGAGCTTCGAGGCCGCCTCGAGAATGCCGAGCGCGAAGTGCGGATCCGCCGCGGCGAGGAGGGGGGCCACGAGATCGATCCGATCGTCCCATCCTCCGCGGACGATCACGGCCGAGATGTCCGGGACGTCGCCGCGGACGCCCGCGGCGATCAGGGCGCGCGACGCGTCGTCGAGACGGCTCTGCGGGATCGGCCCCGTGAT
This genomic interval from Acidobacteriota bacterium contains the following:
- a CDS encoding HAMP domain-containing histidine kinase, whose translation is MAVVPDRELHDALLGPSLVHELKTPIASLSGASRGLRTGLQSILTSLTAPGPLEPAAIRDLGALIADDLASAEGRPPITGPIPQSRLDDASRALIAAGVRGDVPDISAVIVRGGWDDRIDLVAPLLAAADPHFALGILEAASKLRSSLRSLDASISRLGGIAGAVKGGSPSGRAAEERTGLRASVEDALATLRHEIPSSVHIEVHGAEEIAVRAGAGRVGQALSNVILNAFAALRGPGGRVEIEVFRSGRHGVVTVTDDGPGVPEAIRRDLFTPYVTGRRDGEGTGLGLFIAREIVNGLGGDLSFESRPGRTCFTIRLDAAAAGEGV
- a CDS encoding HD domain-containing protein yields the protein MADKGYIICVDDDLALLETLWQQILDLTSATHEVVMAKSAEEALSMIYQLHHDGKTVEMLITDLIMPGMTGDRLLEIVNARFPVIVKILLTGHTGLDSALYCINNANLDKYISKPWQMEDLHMTVSSLLRQFRLRRDNQRLLEDLQLRNLQLKGALRELRNAHGQIESAYMQTLQSLAAALDAKDPYTAGHSERVARWAAMIGRRLQLPREEIEDIRAVALLHDIGKIGLPEKILNKPGRLSSEEMDMVRMHPIIGAQILGPIVSFARYVPIVRHHHEWYNGSGYPDRLGGADLPLAVWVTALADAFDAITSNRPYRKGQTLDFAFGEMIGGMSTQFHPDCVRLFVEVLQEPGFSFEEAIRLGAGRKRREGVPEPLEAAMQHLVESGGVARSCCAMMQQYGALDDSSLHAGHTHVGPGESAAAGQVPEDREKGEAPAGDAAGREAAPGQRPEGGAPRGAERSASEASEAAGPGTRGT